The Arachis hypogaea cultivar Tifrunner chromosome 19, arahy.Tifrunner.gnm2.J5K5, whole genome shotgun sequence genome has a window encoding:
- the LOC112776978 gene encoding uncharacterized protein, which translates to MRIRKRQVPFPLSQVSPDPNRISRSPVMVQLNQAAPADVATSSKRSCTDVSAAAPAHSLDPSQPSDQTLHPPIGEDGELARLQRKKKEEYLVEDEDGKTQEEGEGGQKGNDTRKACNMGSETPPDALSPSSTTCKQDLRWREVEKAIPLKKRRGDQFDNNMEGNISDSNRKKTNKIQSRSSRTKMNMAWEQDDDEIIKEEEKEAEEEVVAVDEEEEEEVRERIQTKKVSKKKRVRGGALMEGSRCSRVNGRGWRCCQPTLVGYSLCEHHLGKGRLRSMTSVRSRSIATPTTAGAPKKLHRQLVPPSHNEAANSSSSYSNNNAKETNCVVARHDDDGYANHHAGGGGQDDHDDEKKPVTVTTKKRVKLGTVKARSISSLLGQTNNEITMPDNNNNNNNNVN; encoded by the exons ATGAGGATCCGGAAGAGACAAGTGCCTTTTCCTCTCTCTCAGGTGTCTCCAGATCCCAACCGGATCAGCCGGTCACCGGTCATGGTGCAACTCAACCAAGCTGCCCCTGCCGACGTAGCCACGTCCTCGAAACGTTCTTGCACTGACGTTTCGGCTGCTGCGCCGGCACACAGCTTGGATCCATCTCAGCCGTCTGATCAGACGCTACACCCACCGATCGGTGAGGATGGAGAGCTTGCGAGGCTGCAgcggaagaagaaggaggaatatCTG GTAGAAGATGAAGATGGGAAGACACAAGAGGAGGGAGAAGGGGGACAAAAGGGTAATGATACCAG GAAAGCATGCAATATGGGTTCCGAAACACCACCTGATGCCCTCTCACCCTCAAGCACCACTTGTAAAcaag ATTTGAGATGGCGCGAGGTAGAGAAGGCAATTCCgctaaagaaaagaagaggagatcAGTTTGATAATAACATGGAAGGAAATATTAGCGACAGCAACAGAAAGAAGACGAACAAAATCCAGAGTCGTAGCAGCAGAACGAAGATGAACATGGCATGGGAGCAAGATGATGACGAAATTAtcaaagaggaagaaaaagaagccGAGGAAGAAGTAGTAGcagtagatgaagaagaagaagaagaagtaagagAAAGAATCCAAACGAAAAAGGTTAGTAAGAAGAAGAGGGTAAGGGGTGGTGCACTGATGGAAGGTTCTAGATGCAGCCGCGTTAATGGGAGAGGATGGAGGTGTTGTCAGCCAACATTAGTTGGTTACTCACTTTGCGAGCATCATTTAGGAAAAGGAAGGTTGAGAAGCATGACAAGTGTTAGAAGCCGCTCTATTGCTACTCCAACCACTGCTGGTGCACCCAAGAAGCTTCACCGCCAGTTAGTTCCACCATCTCATAATGAAGCTGCTAATTCGTCTTCTTCGTATTCGAACAACAATGCAAAAGAAACCAATTGTGTCGTCGCTCGCCATGATGATGACGGTTATGCTAACCACCACGCTGGAGGCGGTGGCCAAGACGACCATGACGATGAGAAGAAGCCGGTGACGGTTACCACCAAGAAGAGGGTGAAGCTTGGAACGGTTAAGGCAAGATCGATAAGCAGCTTGCTGGGACAAACAAACAACGAAATTACTATGcctgacaacaacaacaataataataataatgtgaacTGA